A single genomic interval of Microbacterium oleivorans harbors:
- a CDS encoding dehydrogenase, translating into MAGKKRDAKKALPEFRNPQLADALQTQDMAALAFALRHGPTVVPLMRPGDRDDLRDVGEIWTYRDPGTGEVALLLFSDAAHKPEALPAHVALQSPAGLRAFLSAHESAITTVFFDIAGPHPMQAAPTDVIAALDA; encoded by the coding sequence ATGGCTGGAAAGAAGCGCGACGCGAAGAAGGCGCTGCCCGAGTTCCGCAACCCGCAGCTGGCCGACGCCCTGCAGACCCAGGACATGGCAGCCCTCGCCTTCGCTCTGCGTCACGGGCCCACCGTCGTTCCGCTCATGCGCCCCGGTGACCGTGACGACCTGCGTGACGTCGGCGAGATCTGGACGTATCGCGACCCGGGCACGGGAGAGGTCGCACTGCTGCTCTTCAGCGACGCGGCTCACAAGCCCGAGGCGCTCCCCGCCCACGTCGCACTGCAGTCGCCCGCTGGGCTGCGGGCATTCCTCAGCGCCCACGAGTCGGCCATCACCACGGTGTTCTTCGACATCGCCGGGCCCCACCCGATGCAGGCCGCTCCCACCGACGTCATCGCGGCTCTCGACGCCTGA
- the radA gene encoding DNA repair protein RadA, which produces MASRRPAPTTAFRCTECGWTTAKWVGRCGECQQWGTVVEAATQTGITSTMTAVSPGAARAARPITQIDTSEAPRRSSGVGEFDRVLGGGVVPGAAILLSGEPGVGKSTLLLEVAAQSARSGRRVLYVSAEESLGQVRLRAERTGALHDALYLASETDLATVLGHVDEVRPDLLIVDSVQTVSSSLSDGVAGQPSQVREVASTLIRIAKERDLPVLIVGHVTKDGSIAGPRVLEHLVDVVCQFEGDRQTSLRFVRALKNRFGPTDEVGCFDMTGDGIAEVPDPSALFLGHGDPVPGTCVTIALEGRRALPVEVQALTLKTGAPNPRRVVSGVDSARVAMILAVLEKRGVAITSDQDVYVSTVGGVRLVEPAADLAIAIAIAGAVGNRAISRQVAAFGELSLAGEIRPVTQSNQRQSEAKRMGYRAVVDASSRTIGGAMRDLQVRQPPGASEGSPDF; this is translated from the coding sequence ATGGCCTCGCGACGTCCCGCCCCCACCACGGCGTTCCGCTGCACCGAGTGCGGCTGGACGACGGCGAAGTGGGTCGGCCGGTGCGGCGAATGCCAGCAGTGGGGCACCGTCGTCGAGGCCGCCACGCAGACGGGCATCACCTCGACGATGACGGCCGTCAGCCCCGGCGCAGCGCGCGCTGCGCGACCGATCACCCAGATCGACACGAGTGAGGCACCGCGCCGCTCGAGCGGTGTCGGCGAGTTCGACCGTGTGCTCGGCGGCGGAGTGGTCCCCGGGGCGGCCATCCTCCTCTCGGGCGAGCCCGGGGTGGGCAAGTCCACACTGCTGCTCGAGGTCGCGGCGCAATCGGCGCGGTCCGGCCGGCGCGTGCTCTACGTCAGTGCCGAGGAGTCCCTCGGTCAGGTGCGCCTGCGCGCCGAACGAACCGGCGCGCTGCACGACGCGCTGTACCTCGCGAGCGAGACGGATCTCGCGACGGTCCTCGGTCACGTCGATGAGGTCCGGCCCGACCTGCTCATCGTCGACTCGGTGCAGACGGTCTCGTCATCGCTCTCCGACGGCGTCGCCGGGCAGCCCAGCCAGGTGCGCGAGGTCGCCTCGACGCTCATCCGCATCGCGAAGGAACGCGACCTCCCCGTGCTGATCGTCGGCCATGTCACCAAGGACGGCTCGATCGCCGGTCCCCGCGTGCTCGAGCACCTCGTCGACGTCGTCTGCCAGTTCGAGGGCGATCGGCAGACGTCGCTGCGGTTCGTCCGAGCGCTCAAGAACCGCTTCGGCCCGACCGATGAGGTCGGATGCTTCGATATGACCGGCGACGGCATCGCCGAGGTGCCCGATCCGAGCGCCCTGTTCCTCGGGCACGGCGATCCGGTTCCCGGCACCTGCGTCACGATCGCGCTCGAGGGGCGCCGCGCGCTCCCGGTCGAGGTGCAGGCGCTGACGCTGAAGACCGGGGCACCCAATCCCCGGCGGGTGGTGAGCGGCGTCGACAGCGCCCGCGTCGCGATGATCCTCGCCGTGCTCGAGAAGCGCGGCGTCGCCATCACGAGCGACCAGGACGTCTACGTCTCGACGGTCGGCGGCGTCCGTCTCGTCGAGCCCGCGGCCGATCTCGCCATCGCCATCGCCATCGCCGGAGCCGTCGGCAATCGAGCCATCTCGCGGCAGGTGGCCGCGTTCGGCGAGCTCAGTCTCGCCGGCGAGATCCGACCCGTGACGCAGTCGAACCAGCGCCAGTCCGAGGCGAAGCGCATGGGATACCGTGCGGTGGTCGATGCATCCTCGCGCACCATCGGCGGGGCGATGCGCGACCTGCAGGTGCGGCAGCCCCCCGGAGCGTCCGAAGGCTCTCCCGACTTCTGA
- a CDS encoding L-lactate dehydrogenase, which yields MSAIENSKLTVVGAGAVGSSVAYAALIRGSARHVALYDIATEKTEAEVLDLAHGAQFTGSSDITGGSDISVAEGSHVVVITAGAKQKPGQTRTELAGVNAGIIASMMPQLLEVAPNATFVIVTNPCDVLTVLAQEATGLPPERIFASGTVLDTSRLRWKIARRAGVSISSVHAYIVGEHGDTEFPLWSHATIGTVPILDWVPLDGQPKFTAEELDQIAIDVRDAAYKVIQGKGATNYAIGLSSARIVEAILRDEDAVLPVSTVLRDFHGVDGMALSVPSVVNRRGAFPVREIEFSEGELELFRHSAGALGEVAASLRG from the coding sequence ATGAGCGCGATCGAGAACTCCAAACTCACCGTCGTCGGCGCGGGCGCCGTCGGATCGAGCGTCGCCTACGCGGCGCTGATCCGCGGATCGGCGCGCCACGTGGCCCTCTACGACATCGCCACCGAGAAGACCGAGGCCGAGGTGCTCGACCTCGCCCACGGTGCGCAGTTCACCGGGTCGAGCGACATCACCGGCGGCTCCGACATCTCGGTCGCCGAGGGCTCGCACGTCGTGGTGATCACCGCGGGCGCGAAGCAGAAGCCCGGCCAGACCCGCACCGAGCTCGCCGGGGTCAACGCGGGCATCATCGCCTCGATGATGCCGCAGCTGCTCGAGGTCGCCCCGAACGCGACCTTCGTCATCGTCACCAACCCGTGCGACGTGCTCACCGTTCTCGCGCAGGAGGCCACCGGTCTTCCCCCGGAGCGCATCTTCGCCTCGGGGACGGTGCTCGACACCTCCCGCCTGCGGTGGAAGATCGCCCGCCGGGCGGGGGTCTCGATCTCGAGCGTGCACGCCTACATCGTCGGCGAGCACGGCGACACCGAGTTTCCGCTGTGGTCGCACGCGACCATCGGCACCGTGCCGATCCTCGACTGGGTGCCGCTGGACGGCCAGCCGAAGTTCACCGCTGAGGAGCTCGACCAGATCGCGATCGACGTGCGCGACGCCGCGTACAAGGTGATCCAGGGGAAGGGCGCCACCAACTACGCCATCGGGCTCTCGAGCGCGCGGATCGTCGAGGCGATCCTCCGCGACGAGGACGCCGTGCTGCCGGTGTCGACCGTTCTGCGCGACTTCCACGGGGTCGACGGCATGGCGCTGTCGGTGCCGTCGGTCGTCAACCGCCGGGGTGCCTTCCCCGTTCGCGAGATCGAGTTCTCCGAGGGCGAGCTCGAGCTCTTCCGGCACTCCGCCGGCGCGCTCGGCGAGGTCGCCGCCTCGCTCCGCGGCTGA
- a CDS encoding SDR family oxidoreductase, which yields MDITGRTIFIPGATSGIGRALAIALEARGNTVIVGGRRRELIDDLRRSHPAIDGVVIDTADAASIQRATAEVIARHPDLDVLVAMAGVMAAEDWTTPAGFVANAERTVTTNLLGPIRLIGAVIEHLLERPDAAIMTVSSGLAFAPLAATPSYNATKAAVHMLSESLRLQYAATSVGVIELVPPAVQTDLMPGHAENPQALPLDDFVAEVMTILERDPDVREVLVERVEFLRHGEARGDYDRVVATLNANDPHARR from the coding sequence ATGGACATCACCGGACGCACCATCTTCATCCCCGGCGCGACGAGCGGAATCGGCCGCGCGCTCGCGATCGCGCTCGAGGCGCGTGGCAACACCGTCATCGTCGGCGGGCGTCGGCGCGAGCTCATCGACGACCTCCGCCGATCGCACCCCGCGATCGATGGAGTCGTGATCGACACCGCGGATGCGGCATCCATCCAGCGCGCCACCGCCGAGGTGATCGCGCGGCATCCCGACCTCGACGTCCTGGTGGCGATGGCGGGCGTCATGGCCGCCGAGGACTGGACCACCCCCGCGGGCTTCGTCGCGAACGCCGAGCGCACCGTGACGACCAACCTGCTCGGCCCCATCCGGCTGATCGGCGCCGTCATCGAGCACCTCCTCGAACGACCGGATGCCGCGATCATGACGGTCTCGTCGGGGCTCGCGTTCGCGCCGCTGGCGGCGACCCCGAGCTACAACGCCACCAAGGCGGCGGTCCACATGCTGAGCGAGTCGCTGCGTCTGCAGTACGCCGCGACCTCCGTCGGCGTCATCGAGCTCGTCCCGCCCGCGGTGCAGACCGACCTGATGCCGGGCCACGCCGAGAACCCGCAGGCCCTGCCGCTGGACGATTTCGTCGCAGAGGTCATGACCATCCTCGAGCGTGACCCCGATGTGCGGGAGGTGTTGGTCGAGCGGGTCGAGTTCCTGCGTCACGGCGAGGCGCGCGGCGACTACGACCGCGTCGTCGCGACGCTCAATGCGAACGATCCGCACGCGCGGCGCTGA
- a CDS encoding helix-turn-helix transcriptional regulator, producing MDRAALASFLRARRERLRPEDVGLPAGARRRVEGLRREEVAQLALMSVDYYTRLEQERGPQPSPQMLASLTRALRLSRSERDHLHRLAGHVPPERSGSADHVAPALQRVLDRLGDVPALIISELDETLAQNDLARAIFGARELRTGPERSGAWSWFAHPAAERAVYPASEHARQSRAVVANLRAVAGRGGPASRAARLAADLRTRSAEFAGLWDLEEVAERFADHKVLLHPAVGEIEVDCQALFTEDRSQALLTLTPEPGSDAAEKLRMLAVLGPLATERSPR from the coding sequence GTGGACAGGGCGGCGTTGGCGAGCTTCCTCCGTGCGCGCCGCGAGCGGTTGCGACCGGAGGACGTCGGGTTGCCCGCGGGTGCGCGGCGGCGCGTCGAGGGGCTCCGGCGCGAGGAGGTGGCCCAGCTCGCCCTGATGAGCGTGGACTACTACACCCGACTCGAGCAGGAGCGCGGGCCGCAGCCGAGTCCGCAGATGCTCGCCTCGCTGACGCGGGCCCTGCGTCTGTCGCGGTCGGAGCGCGATCATCTGCACCGCCTCGCGGGCCACGTACCACCGGAGCGCTCGGGCAGCGCCGACCACGTCGCACCGGCTCTGCAGCGTGTGCTCGACCGACTCGGCGACGTCCCGGCGCTCATCATCTCGGAGCTCGACGAGACGCTCGCGCAGAACGACCTCGCGCGCGCGATCTTCGGGGCGCGAGAGCTGCGCACCGGTCCGGAGCGCAGCGGGGCATGGAGCTGGTTCGCGCATCCCGCCGCCGAGCGTGCGGTCTACCCGGCGTCCGAGCACGCCCGGCAGAGCCGAGCGGTCGTCGCGAACCTGCGGGCCGTCGCCGGTCGCGGTGGGCCCGCCTCGCGGGCAGCTCGGCTCGCGGCCGACCTGCGCACGCGAAGTGCCGAGTTCGCCGGGCTCTGGGACCTCGAGGAGGTCGCCGAACGGTTCGCCGACCACAAGGTGCTCCTCCACCCCGCGGTGGGTGAGATCGAGGTCGACTGCCAGGCGCTGTTCACGGAGGACCGCTCGCAGGCGCTGCTCACCCTCACTCCCGAGCCGGGCAGCGACGCGGCCGAGAAGCTGCGGATGCTGGCGGTGCTCGGCCCGCTCGCCACGGAGCGCTCGCCGCGCTGA
- a CDS encoding MFS transporter: protein MTRIAAPRTALIVAIASLASSVAFLDSTIVNVALPAIERELGGGLTTQQWAVDAYLLTLSSLILLAGSVSDAYGRLLVLRIGLIGFGVASIAVGLAPDPLFLVIARAAQGAAGAFLVPSSLALITSLLQGHERSRAIGLWTAFTTGASLVGPLLGGVFVDLLSWRFAFLINVLPVAVTLWLVTRLPVHDEREPDAGIDWVGALLCTAGLGGMVFALIEQPNLGWASPAIWMPLAGGAAMFAAFLWRQRTTRHPILPLGLFRARNYWTGNLATLFVYAALSLNGFVVGVYLQQGAGLSATLAGLASLPTTVLLIALSPWAGSLAERVGGRVFMTLGPLVMAGGALLLLLVDESFDYWWQVLPGLVVFGLGLAATVSPLTSTILGAIDADRSGIASAVNNAVARVAGLVVIAFLAPIVGGSLDLAGFHRAAVVTAVLMAVGGLVAFAGIRSLPSPREEAPARPQK from the coding sequence GTGACGCGAATTGCAGCCCCGAGAACAGCGCTCATCGTCGCGATCGCGTCGCTCGCGTCATCCGTCGCCTTCCTCGACAGCACGATCGTCAACGTGGCTCTTCCGGCCATCGAACGCGAGCTCGGCGGAGGCCTGACGACCCAGCAGTGGGCCGTCGATGCCTACCTGTTGACGCTGTCGTCGCTCATCCTGCTGGCGGGGTCGGTCAGCGACGCGTACGGGCGCCTGCTCGTGCTGCGGATCGGCCTCATCGGCTTCGGCGTCGCCTCGATCGCGGTCGGCCTCGCGCCCGATCCCCTGTTCCTGGTGATCGCCCGGGCAGCGCAGGGCGCCGCCGGGGCCTTCCTCGTGCCCAGCTCGCTGGCGCTGATCACCTCGCTCCTCCAGGGCCATGAGCGCTCGCGCGCGATCGGACTGTGGACGGCCTTCACCACCGGTGCATCGCTCGTCGGTCCACTGTTGGGCGGCGTGTTCGTCGACCTGTTGTCGTGGCGGTTCGCGTTCCTGATCAACGTCCTCCCGGTGGCGGTGACGCTCTGGCTCGTGACGCGGCTTCCCGTCCACGACGAGCGCGAGCCCGACGCCGGGATCGACTGGGTCGGCGCGCTCCTGTGCACGGCGGGCCTCGGCGGCATGGTCTTCGCGCTCATCGAGCAGCCGAACCTCGGGTGGGCCTCACCGGCGATCTGGATGCCGCTGGCCGGAGGCGCCGCGATGTTCGCGGCGTTCCTGTGGCGGCAGCGGACGACGCGGCATCCGATCCTCCCGCTCGGGTTGTTCCGGGCGCGGAACTACTGGACGGGCAACCTCGCGACCCTGTTCGTCTATGCCGCGCTCTCGCTCAACGGCTTCGTCGTGGGCGTCTACCTGCAGCAGGGCGCGGGGCTGAGCGCGACCCTCGCGGGCTTGGCGAGCCTGCCGACCACGGTGCTGCTCATCGCGCTGAGCCCGTGGGCGGGTTCGCTCGCCGAACGCGTCGGCGGGCGGGTCTTCATGACGCTCGGCCCGCTCGTGATGGCCGGCGGCGCGCTGCTGCTGCTTCTCGTGGACGAGTCGTTCGACTACTGGTGGCAGGTGCTCCCCGGCCTCGTCGTCTTCGGGCTCGGACTGGCCGCGACCGTCTCCCCGCTGACCTCGACCATCCTCGGCGCGATCGACGCGGATCGCTCGGGCATCGCGTCGGCGGTCAACAACGCCGTGGCCCGTGTCGCCGGGCTCGTGGTCATCGCCTTCCTCGCGCCCATCGTCGGCGGCAGCCTCGACCTCGCCGGTTTCCATCGCGCGGCCGTCGTCACCGCGGTGCTCATGGCAGTCGGCGGGCTCGTCGCCTTCGCCGGCATCCGGAGCCTGCCCTCCCCCCGCGAGGAAGCCCCCGCCCGGCCGCAGAAGTGA
- a CDS encoding SDR family oxidoreductase, whose amino-acid sequence MTRATAPLADLHGRLAVVTGATDGIGRVIATRLAAAGAAVVLPARSPAKADAALDGIRRAVPGAQVTTRPLDLASLDSVAAFTRALVAEGRPVHLLVNNAGVMNPGSRQPTAEGFELQWGVNHLGHVALTLGLLPLLRAGGARVTHQTSIAARSGGLHGDDLDWREGYDDMAAYRQSKIAVALFARELDARSRAGGWGVSSNIAHPGVSPTNLLAAQPGMGRARAKRERSLIVALSRVGLAGTVASAAEPALLAAAGPDSRGDEFYGPRRVIAGAPRRQEFWAPFRDLADGPRLWDASVQMIGKRFAV is encoded by the coding sequence ATGACCCGCGCCACTGCTCCCCTCGCTGATCTGCACGGGCGGCTCGCTGTCGTCACCGGAGCGACTGACGGCATCGGCCGGGTGATCGCGACCCGTCTGGCCGCCGCCGGCGCAGCCGTCGTGTTGCCGGCGCGATCGCCCGCGAAGGCCGACGCCGCCCTCGACGGCATCCGTCGGGCCGTGCCGGGCGCCCAGGTCACCACACGTCCGCTCGATCTCGCCTCGCTCGACTCGGTCGCGGCCTTCACCCGCGCGCTCGTCGCCGAGGGGCGCCCGGTGCATCTGCTCGTCAACAACGCCGGCGTCATGAACCCCGGCTCGCGGCAGCCCACCGCCGAGGGCTTCGAGCTGCAGTGGGGCGTCAATCACCTCGGCCATGTCGCGCTCACCCTCGGCCTGCTGCCGCTGCTGCGCGCGGGCGGAGCGCGGGTGACGCACCAGACGAGCATCGCGGCACGCTCCGGCGGCTTGCACGGGGACGACCTCGACTGGCGGGAGGGCTACGACGACATGGCCGCGTACCGGCAGTCGAAGATCGCCGTCGCCCTCTTCGCCCGCGAGCTCGATGCGCGCAGCCGCGCCGGCGGATGGGGCGTGTCGAGCAACATCGCGCATCCCGGGGTCAGCCCCACCAACCTGCTCGCGGCACAGCCCGGCATGGGCCGCGCACGCGCGAAGCGCGAGCGATCGCTCATCGTCGCTCTCTCGCGCGTGGGACTCGCCGGCACCGTGGCGAGCGCTGCCGAGCCCGCCCTGCTCGCGGCCGCCGGTCCCGATTCGCGCGGCGACGAGTTCTACGGCCCGCGTCGCGTCATCGCGGGCGCCCCGCGTCGGCAGGAGTTCTGGGCGCCCTTCCGCGACCTCGCCGACGGGCCGCGCCTCTGGGACGCCTCGGTGCAGATGATCGGCAAGCGCTTCGCGGTCTGA
- a CDS encoding helix-turn-helix transcriptional regulator, translated as MIDRETLAAFLRMRREALQPSDVGLLRGQRRRTPGLRREEVAALCNMSADYYARLERGTGPRPSEQMLAAIAQGLHLTLGERDHLFRLAGHAAPSRGPASGHVSPGLLRILDRLHDTPAEIVTELGETLRQTPLSIALVGDATRHTGEARSLGYRWFTDASSRAAYDDADHDLLSRVYAGGLREIVALRGPSSRAAALAASLRERSAEFRVLWDGQQVGIAPPEVKRFRHPEVGALELQCQTLLDPDQSHRLLVYTAAPGSESHEKLQLLAVIGAGAEA; from the coding sequence ATGATCGATCGAGAGACCCTCGCGGCGTTCCTGAGGATGCGACGCGAAGCGCTCCAGCCGTCGGACGTCGGCCTGCTGCGCGGCCAGCGGCGCCGGACGCCCGGGCTGCGCCGCGAGGAGGTCGCCGCCCTCTGCAACATGTCGGCGGACTACTACGCGCGACTCGAGCGCGGCACCGGACCCCGCCCATCCGAGCAGATGCTCGCCGCCATCGCGCAGGGCCTGCACCTGACTCTCGGCGAGCGCGACCACCTGTTCCGGCTCGCCGGACACGCGGCCCCGAGCCGGGGACCCGCGAGCGGTCACGTCAGCCCCGGGCTGCTGCGCATCCTCGACCGCCTGCACGACACCCCCGCCGAGATCGTGACCGAGCTCGGCGAGACTCTGCGGCAGACGCCCCTCAGCATCGCCCTCGTCGGTGACGCGACCCGGCACACCGGCGAGGCGCGCAGCCTCGGCTACCGCTGGTTCACGGACGCGTCGTCGCGGGCCGCCTACGACGACGCCGATCACGACCTGCTCTCGCGCGTGTACGCCGGCGGTCTGCGCGAGATCGTGGCGTTGCGCGGCCCGTCGTCGCGCGCCGCCGCACTCGCGGCGTCGCTCCGGGAGCGCAGTGCCGAGTTCCGCGTGCTGTGGGACGGGCAGCAGGTCGGGATCGCCCCGCCCGAGGTCAAGCGGTTCCGGCATCCCGAGGTCGGGGCGCTCGAGCTGCAGTGCCAGACCCTGCTCGACCCCGACCAGTCGCACCGCCTGCTCGTCTACACCGCGGCCCCCGGCAGCGAGAGCCACGAGAAGCTGCAGCTGCTGGCCGTCATCGGCGCCGGCGCCGAGGCCTGA
- the treS gene encoding maltose alpha-D-glucosyltransferase, whose product MARDHDQPEDLYTTPITLPGAAGADGEDGDLEVPEISYDEQRYPARPRRLRPRDQFRGGSVRRNRTDPRTANGSNPSYVEWLVRQSMLKDADVLARQLSGQPAMWRNPYARPDARRAIATSDVWFTAYPISLITRPGQSFLASLGDDELWSVFERIGITAIHTGPVKRAGGITDWRETPSVDGHFDRISTSIDPAFGTEDEFRALCDVADAHGGSVIDDIVPGHTGKGADFRLAEMGFKDYPGIYHMVDIPPEDWGLLPEVPEGYDSVNLDPATEHELAERGYIIGALQRVIFYTPGVKETNWSATAPVLGPDGVTRRWVYLHYFKQGQPSINWLDPTFAGMRLVIGDALHSLGELGTSALRLDANGFLGVEKSAGGLPAWSEGHPLSHAANHIIAGMVRKVGGFTFQELNLTIEDIRDTGAVGADLSYDFIGRPGYHHALATGQTEFLRLALTSSLELGVHPVQLVHGMQNHDELTYELVHWATRHGDDVYRFRGREIPGAQLAEEVRADLTEHLTGTADYNRVFTQNGIACTTTSLIAATRGIARLDDVTDDDIPGIRDAHLLLSAYNAWQPGVFALSGWDLLGMLTVPADEVEDLISTGDTRWIERGAHDLLDVDPSATRSAAGMPRGRALYGPLPAQLEDPDSFASRLSGILDLRREHGIASASQVDIPEVAHAGMLVLVHRLDDGDPRADAAMQVTVLNFCAEPTEGTVRSEQLVPQSEVTDAATGETIGRVDDLQSFSVSLPAYGAKFLVLTAPPAPDEPED is encoded by the coding sequence ATGGCGCGCGACCACGATCAGCCGGAAGACCTGTACACCACCCCCATCACCCTGCCGGGGGCGGCGGGAGCCGACGGCGAGGACGGCGATCTCGAGGTCCCCGAGATCAGCTACGACGAGCAGCGCTATCCCGCGCGCCCCCGTCGGCTGCGTCCTCGCGACCAGTTCCGCGGTGGCAGCGTGCGGCGCAACCGCACCGATCCGCGCACGGCCAACGGCAGCAACCCCTCGTACGTCGAGTGGCTCGTCAGGCAGTCGATGCTCAAGGACGCCGACGTGCTGGCGCGTCAGCTGTCGGGGCAGCCGGCGATGTGGCGCAACCCCTACGCGCGCCCCGACGCGCGTCGCGCGATCGCGACGTCCGACGTCTGGTTCACGGCGTACCCCATCTCCCTCATCACGCGCCCGGGGCAGTCGTTCCTCGCATCGCTCGGCGATGACGAGCTCTGGTCGGTGTTCGAACGCATCGGCATCACGGCGATCCACACCGGACCGGTCAAGCGCGCCGGGGGCATCACCGATTGGCGCGAGACGCCCAGCGTCGACGGCCACTTCGACCGCATCAGCACCTCGATCGACCCCGCGTTCGGCACCGAGGACGAGTTCCGGGCTCTCTGCGACGTCGCCGACGCCCACGGCGGCAGTGTGATCGACGACATCGTGCCGGGGCACACCGGCAAGGGCGCCGACTTCCGCCTCGCCGAGATGGGCTTCAAGGACTACCCGGGCATCTACCACATGGTCGACATCCCGCCGGAGGACTGGGGCCTGCTCCCCGAGGTGCCCGAGGGGTACGACAGCGTCAACCTCGACCCGGCGACCGAGCATGAGCTCGCCGAACGGGGCTACATCATCGGCGCACTGCAGCGCGTCATCTTCTACACCCCCGGCGTGAAGGAGACCAACTGGAGCGCCACCGCACCGGTGCTCGGCCCCGACGGGGTCACGCGCCGCTGGGTGTACCTGCACTATTTCAAGCAGGGGCAGCCGTCGATCAACTGGCTCGACCCGACGTTCGCCGGCATGCGTCTGGTCATCGGCGACGCCCTGCACTCGCTGGGCGAGCTCGGCACGAGCGCGCTGCGCCTCGACGCGAACGGGTTCCTCGGGGTCGAGAAGAGCGCGGGCGGTCTCCCCGCCTGGTCGGAGGGCCACCCCCTCTCGCATGCGGCCAACCACATCATCGCGGGCATGGTGCGCAAGGTGGGCGGGTTCACGTTCCAGGAGCTGAACCTCACCATCGAGGACATCCGCGACACCGGGGCCGTCGGCGCCGACCTCTCCTACGACTTCATCGGGCGGCCCGGTTACCACCACGCCCTCGCCACGGGCCAGACGGAGTTCCTTCGGCTGGCGTTGACCTCGTCGCTCGAGCTCGGGGTGCACCCGGTGCAGCTGGTCCACGGAATGCAGAACCACGACGAGCTCACCTACGAGCTCGTGCACTGGGCGACGCGCCACGGGGACGACGTCTACCGCTTCCGCGGGCGGGAGATCCCCGGTGCGCAGCTGGCCGAAGAGGTGCGCGCCGACCTCACCGAGCACCTGACCGGAACCGCCGACTACAACCGGGTCTTCACCCAGAACGGCATCGCCTGCACGACGACCTCGCTCATCGCCGCGACCCGAGGCATCGCGCGGCTCGACGACGTCACCGACGACGACATCCCCGGCATCCGAGACGCGCATCTGCTCCTCAGCGCCTACAACGCCTGGCAGCCGGGCGTCTTCGCGCTGTCGGGATGGGATCTGCTCGGGATGCTCACGGTGCCGGCCGACGAGGTCGAGGACCTCATCTCGACCGGGGACACCCGGTGGATCGAGCGCGGAGCGCACGACCTGCTCGACGTCGACCCCTCGGCCACCCGGTCGGCGGCCGGGATGCCGCGCGGCCGGGCGCTCTACGGTCCGCTGCCCGCGCAGCTCGAGGACCCCGACTCGTTCGCGTCGCGCCTGTCGGGCATCCTCGACCTCCGACGCGAGCACGGCATCGCCTCGGCCTCCCAGGTCGACATCCCCGAGGTCGCGCACGCGGGCATGCTCGTGCTGGTGCACCGTCTCGACGACGGCGATCCGAGGGCGGATGCCGCGATGCAGGTGACCGTGCTGAACTTCTGCGCGGAGCCGACGGAGGGGACCGTCCGCTCGGAGCAGCTCGTCCCCCAGAGCGAGGTGACCGATGCCGCGACGGGTGAGACCATCGGTCGGGTCGACGACCTGCAGAGCTTCAGCGTGTCGCTGCCCGCATACGGCGCGAAGTTCCTGGTGCTGACGGCCCCGCCCGCGCCGGACGAGCCGGAGGACTGA